One genomic region from Bacteroidales bacterium WCE2008 encodes:
- a CDS encoding outer membrane transport energization protein ExbB, whose amino-acid sequence MTFLQTQMSFSIISLATKGGWLMLVLLALSVIAIYIFGKKWWLIHKAGNIDKNFMNDIRDYIHEGKIKSAISLCEKFDSPVARLVQKGIERLGRPLTDIQTAVENVGNAEVARLEKGLPLLATIAGGAPMIGFLGTVIGMVQAFFNMSQAGNNIDITLLSSGIYTAMITTVGGLIVGIVAYFGYNYLTSNISDLVFKMESATIDFMDVLHEPAAEE is encoded by the coding sequence ATGACGTTTTTACAGACTCAGATGTCATTTTCTATCATCAGCCTCGCCACTAAGGGCGGTTGGCTCATGCTTGTACTTCTCGCGCTTTCAGTAATTGCCATCTATATCTTCGGAAAGAAGTGGTGGCTGATCCACAAGGCGGGAAACATCGACAAGAACTTTATGAACGATATCCGTGACTATATCCACGAAGGAAAGATAAAATCAGCGATTTCTCTTTGCGAGAAGTTCGACTCCCCTGTCGCCAGACTGGTGCAGAAGGGCATCGAGAGACTCGGACGTCCGCTGACTGACATACAGACAGCCGTAGAAAACGTCGGCAACGCCGAGGTGGCAAGACTTGAGAAGGGCCTTCCGCTGCTCGCCACAATCGCCGGCGGCGCTCCGATGATCGGATTCCTCGGAACCGTCATCGGTATGGTCCAGGCCTTCTTCAACATGTCCCAGGCAGGCAACAATATCGACATCACTCTGCTCTCCAGCGGTATCTACACCGCCATGATCACTACAGTGGGCGGTCTTATCGTCGGTATCGTGGCTTACTTCGGATACAACTACCTCACGTCGAATATTTCCGACCTCGTGTTCAAGATGGAGAGCGCTACCATCGATTTCATGGATGTACTCCACGAACCTGCAGCTGAAGAATAA
- a CDS encoding outer membrane transport energization protein TonB → MEQYRQKRTKTERTGTVAGVAVAVGVHVLLALYGTFTGLNYIYPPPEEQTFLIDFTEVVEEPVKQVYNGSQPHAEEVDRTRPVELVQSSQAQEKGRTANKAREATMGEDGDVEKYEPQREKPIDNRALFHAADNKTDKDTLAPQTASDISESLKAGHAMGNTPSGKTTGEPNAHLKGRHVLGNIQRPEYNVQESGIVVVTISVDRYGNVVKAVPGADGTTVTDKNLWTAARKAAMETHFNQKSDAPEQQQGTITYIFNLK, encoded by the coding sequence ATGGAACAGTACAGACAGAAACGGACAAAGACTGAGAGGACGGGCACTGTGGCGGGAGTTGCGGTTGCCGTAGGAGTCCATGTCCTTCTGGCATTGTACGGAACCTTTACCGGACTGAACTACATCTACCCTCCGCCAGAGGAGCAGACTTTCCTGATTGATTTCACGGAAGTCGTGGAGGAACCTGTGAAGCAGGTGTACAACGGCTCTCAGCCGCATGCCGAAGAAGTGGACCGGACAAGACCGGTCGAGCTGGTGCAGAGTTCCCAGGCCCAGGAGAAAGGCCGTACGGCCAACAAGGCCAGAGAAGCTACGATGGGCGAAGACGGAGATGTGGAAAAATATGAACCGCAGAGGGAGAAGCCGATTGACAACCGCGCGCTTTTCCATGCTGCAGACAACAAGACTGACAAAGATACGCTCGCTCCTCAGACAGCGTCTGACATAAGCGAGTCGCTGAAGGCCGGACACGCTATGGGAAACACACCGTCCGGAAAAACTACTGGAGAGCCTAATGCCCACCTTAAGGGCAGACATGTGCTCGGTAACATACAAAGGCCTGAATACAATGTTCAGGAATCCGGAATTGTAGTAGTAACAATCTCGGTTGACCGATATGGCAATGTTGTAAAAGCCGTTCCGGGCGCCGATGGTACTACGGTGACAGACAAGAACCTCTGGACTGCTGCCAGAAAAGCGGCTATGGAAACTCATTTCAATCAGAAATCTGATGCGCCAGAACAGCAGCAAGGGACAATTACTTACATTTTTAATCTTAAATAA
- a CDS encoding Tetratricopeptide repeat-containing protein, with translation MGFSRNIVVLAIALLGCVSMYAQADRNDVRAGNRQFRKGDWTQADLSYRKALAKDSTSFVAAYDLANNLYRQQNHEEAAKMYSKVEGVSIVAGHGFDLYFNKGDNAVAMEDWQTAVSAFRQAMILNPESIEAKENYLYAKSKLQNQMSNDQMSNKEMDDKQREKSENNDQGGDQVDDDKYIDDKDADKAQNDPDSKEKNQDDKSEKKNQQPKPQQGSGGISGQQAQQILQAMQAKEDQTQDKVKSKKALNQKSRQKEKNW, from the coding sequence ATGGGATTTTCAAGAAATATCGTTGTTTTGGCAATAGCCCTGCTGGGTTGCGTGTCGATGTACGCGCAGGCCGACAGGAATGACGTGCGCGCCGGCAACCGGCAGTTCCGCAAAGGGGACTGGACCCAGGCTGACTTGAGCTATAGGAAAGCGCTCGCCAAGGACTCTACGTCTTTCGTCGCGGCGTATGATCTCGCCAACAATCTCTACCGGCAGCAGAACCACGAGGAGGCCGCGAAGATGTATTCGAAGGTCGAAGGCGTGTCTATTGTCGCAGGCCATGGCTTCGACCTGTATTTCAATAAGGGCGACAATGCCGTGGCAATGGAAGACTGGCAGACCGCTGTCTCAGCTTTCCGTCAGGCGATGATCCTGAATCCGGAGAGCATCGAGGCGAAGGAGAATTATCTCTACGCCAAGAGCAAGCTCCAGAATCAGATGTCCAACGACCAGATGAGCAACAAGGAGATGGACGACAAGCAGAGGGAGAAGAGCGAGAATAACGATCAGGGCGGGGACCAGGTGGACGACGACAAGTACATCGACGACAAGGACGCTGACAAGGCCCAGAATGATCCGGATTCCAAGGAAAAGAACCAGGACGACAAGTCCGAAAAAAAGAATCAGCAGCCGAAGCCTCAGCAGGGTTCCGGCGGCATCTCCGGGCAGCAGGCTCAGCAGATTCTTCAGGCAATGCAGGCTAAAGAAGACCAGACCCAGGATAAGGTGAAGAGCAAGAAGGCTCTCAACCAGAAGTCCCGCCAGAAAGAAAAGAATTGGTAA
- a CDS encoding SpoU rRNA Methylase family protein codes for MKDRKLLNIELGRVSAEEYKGLPPSGIAVVLDNIRSAHNVGSAFRSCDAFKVDKIWLCGICAVPPSAEIHKSALGAEDSVAWEHADSTLDAIASLKAEGYTIVSVEQTVHSVKLDSFIPEQGKKYALVFGNEVAGVEQSVVDESDFSLEIPQYGTKHSLNVSVSIGVILWHLHFGLAHPSLPSIG; via the coding sequence ATGAAAGACAGGAAACTGCTGAACATAGAACTCGGAAGAGTATCTGCCGAGGAGTACAAAGGACTGCCTCCTTCAGGCATAGCCGTAGTCCTCGACAACATCCGCAGCGCCCACAACGTAGGCTCCGCATTCAGAAGCTGCGACGCCTTCAAAGTGGACAAGATCTGGCTCTGCGGCATCTGCGCAGTACCCCCGTCTGCAGAAATCCACAAATCCGCCCTCGGAGCCGAAGACAGCGTCGCCTGGGAACATGCCGACAGCACCCTCGACGCCATCGCCAGCCTCAAGGCCGAAGGCTATACCATCGTCAGCGTCGAACAGACAGTGCACTCCGTCAAGCTCGACAGTTTCATTCCTGAGCAGGGAAAGAAATACGCCCTCGTCTTCGGAAATGAAGTCGCGGGCGTAGAACAGTCTGTAGTCGACGAATCGGATTTCTCGCTGGAGATTCCCCAGTACGGGACGAAGCACTCCCTCAACGTATCCGTATCGATAGGCGTGATACTATGGCATCTCCACTTCGGACTTGCGCATCCATCCCTGCCTTCCATCGGCTAG
- a CDS encoding MoxR-like ATPase encodes MDVNIKELNDRIQQESSFVDMLTLEMGKVIVGQKALVENLLIGLLANGHILLEGVPGLAKTLAINTLAQAVDAKFSRIQFTPDLLPADVIGTMIYSQKNEGFEVHKGPVFANFVLADEINRSPAKVQSALLEAMQEHQVTIGDKTFSLPDPFLVMATQNPIEQEGTYPLPEAQVDRFMLKVVVDYPKKEEERMIIRMNNSGEFPHANPVVKPEDIVRARNIVREVYMDEKIERYIVDIVYATRTPKEYGLGKLKDLISYGASPRASISLSMASKAYAFIKRRGYVIPEDVRAVCNEVLRHRIGLTYEAEAENVTSEEIISDVLNAVMVP; translated from the coding sequence ATGGACGTTAATATTAAAGAATTGAACGACCGCATCCAGCAGGAAAGCTCCTTCGTGGATATGCTGACCCTGGAGATGGGAAAGGTGATTGTAGGCCAGAAGGCTCTTGTGGAGAATCTTCTGATAGGTCTGCTCGCAAACGGACACATCCTTCTCGAAGGTGTTCCGGGCCTTGCGAAGACTTTGGCCATCAATACACTCGCGCAGGCCGTGGATGCAAAGTTCAGCAGGATCCAGTTTACTCCTGATCTCCTTCCTGCCGATGTGATCGGTACTATGATCTATTCGCAGAAGAACGAAGGATTCGAGGTGCACAAGGGCCCTGTTTTCGCTAATTTCGTACTTGCTGATGAGATCAACCGAAGCCCTGCAAAAGTACAGTCGGCCCTTCTCGAGGCGATGCAGGAGCATCAGGTCACTATCGGAGACAAAACGTTCAGTCTTCCAGATCCGTTCCTCGTGATGGCTACCCAGAACCCGATCGAGCAGGAAGGTACCTACCCTCTTCCAGAGGCCCAGGTCGACCGTTTCATGCTCAAGGTCGTCGTGGATTATCCGAAGAAAGAAGAGGAGCGCATGATCATCAGGATGAACAACTCCGGAGAATTCCCTCATGCCAATCCGGTAGTGAAGCCGGAGGACATCGTCCGAGCAAGGAACATCGTCCGCGAGGTCTATATGGACGAAAAGATCGAACGTTATATAGTAGATATAGTATATGCCACGAGAACCCCTAAGGAGTATGGCCTTGGCAAGCTCAAGGATCTCATTTCCTACGGAGCGTCCCCTCGTGCCAGCATCTCCCTTTCGATGGCTTCCAAGGCATATGCATTCATCAAACGCAGAGGCTATGTCATCCCTGAGGATGTGCGTGCCGTCTGCAACGAAGTCCTCAGGCACCGTATCGGACTTACCTACGAGGCCGAGGCTGAGAACGTGACGTCGGAAGAGATAATCTCCGATGTGCTTAACGCCGTAATGGTTCCATAA
- a CDS encoding biopolymer transport protein ExbD yields the protein MAIKRHTKVLSDIGMSSMTDLVFLLLIFFLITSTLVNPNALKLLLPKSTGQVSAKATVSVSIKDWHQDDIYSYHINGNETPVPFEQIEDELVGLLNSEEDPTFSIYADESVPVKEVVAVMNIAKRNHYKVILATSPE from the coding sequence ATGGCGATAAAAAGACATACGAAGGTGCTCTCGGATATCGGGATGTCGTCAATGACAGACCTGGTGTTCCTGCTGCTCATCTTCTTCCTGATCACCTCGACGCTCGTCAATCCGAACGCGCTGAAGCTTCTTCTTCCGAAGAGCACCGGCCAGGTTTCCGCCAAGGCGACAGTCAGCGTTTCGATCAAGGACTGGCATCAGGATGACATCTATTCGTACCACATCAACGGAAACGAGACTCCGGTTCCGTTCGAGCAGATTGAAGACGAACTTGTGGGACTCCTCAACAGCGAAGAGGATCCTACATTCTCGATATATGCCGACGAAAGCGTTCCTGTAAAGGAAGTCGTAGCGGTAATGAACATTGCCAAGAGAAACCACTACAAGGTGATCCTGGCGACCTCTCCGGAATAG
- a CDS encoding Tetratricopeptide (TPR) repeat: protein MKRFLTFMIVMLSAALMNAQNSIRVEVQNIVSTDEQFNVTFIIEGEDRPSSFDWTPGQDFNLVWGPQTGSSTSINIVNGKRTKSSQFTYTYILSPKSAGKFHIQPASATVGGKTISSRQVQVEVVAGGSGTQSRGGSQSGQQRQTTEISGDDIFMKLTLSKTNAVVGEPITATLKLYQRVDVAGFEDAKFPSFEGFWSQETEAPNNISFSREVVGDQIYNSAVIRRYVLIPQKSGTLKIDPAELVCLVNVRVQSRSNSIFDDFFGDSVRSLRKRLSTPAVNVHVRALPAGAPASFGGGVGSFTLSAKFSKDSLKTHDASSLLVTVSGKGNVSLLTAPSIQFPADFEVYDVKSDVKTTEGGTSGSKTFEYPFIPRSHGDFEIPDIQYSYYDVNAGKYVVLNAGPVRIKVGKGKGGESSGVVSTLPSVERRDVRSLGEDIRFINTRKPSLSRGGGFLLGSAGYWIVVILIILAAAAVWFVMRRAAARRADVVGTRTRGATRKARKRLAQADEYLKKDLYTAFYEELHKALLGFISDKMNMKVEDLNKETITARLLENKVPESVTAEFTGLLDACEYARYAPGSGNEAMRAHYDTAVKVISSIDSGMKAKKAAGAAVLAVVMLLLPGAATYASEADAGYWEEGVSAYQEGRWKDAAGAWENAVADGGESAVLYYNIGNAWFKDGNVPKAILNYERALKLNPSYDDARFNLEFARTQIQDRIEEVPEFVLAAWGRKMCYKLSSNVWAVLFIVFLTGALAMLLMFLLSSGRGARRAGFFSAIGLFLVALLCLDFAYWQYSDYRKTDSAIVMVPVSSVKSSPSSGVDAKDLFVLHEGTKVRILDEAGDWMNIELADGRQGWMRKSEVEMP, encoded by the coding sequence ATGAAGAGATTTTTGACATTCATGATCGTGATGCTGTCTGCCGCGCTGATGAACGCGCAGAACTCCATCAGAGTCGAGGTGCAGAACATTGTCAGCACCGACGAACAGTTCAATGTCACCTTCATAATCGAAGGCGAAGACCGTCCGTCGTCGTTCGACTGGACTCCAGGCCAGGATTTCAACCTTGTCTGGGGACCGCAGACAGGTTCTTCCACCAGCATCAACATCGTCAACGGAAAGAGGACAAAGTCCTCCCAGTTCACATACACCTATATCCTCTCTCCTAAGTCTGCCGGCAAGTTCCATATACAGCCTGCATCGGCTACTGTCGGAGGAAAGACTATCAGTTCCCGTCAGGTCCAGGTCGAGGTCGTCGCCGGAGGTTCCGGGACGCAGTCCCGCGGTGGAAGCCAGTCCGGACAGCAGCGCCAGACCACCGAGATCTCAGGGGATGATATTTTCATGAAGCTGACGCTCAGCAAGACGAATGCTGTCGTCGGCGAGCCTATCACGGCTACCCTCAAACTCTACCAGAGAGTTGACGTGGCCGGTTTCGAGGATGCGAAATTCCCTTCTTTTGAAGGCTTCTGGAGCCAGGAGACCGAGGCCCCTAACAATATCAGCTTCTCCCGCGAAGTCGTCGGGGACCAGATATACAACAGCGCCGTAATCCGTCGCTATGTGCTTATCCCGCAGAAGTCCGGCACCTTGAAGATAGATCCTGCAGAGCTTGTATGCCTTGTAAATGTAAGGGTGCAGAGCCGCTCCAACAGCATATTCGACGATTTCTTCGGAGACAGCGTCCGCAGCCTCAGGAAGAGACTGTCGACACCTGCTGTCAATGTCCATGTCCGCGCGCTCCCGGCCGGGGCCCCTGCTTCGTTCGGAGGCGGAGTCGGTTCCTTTACGCTTTCGGCGAAGTTCAGTAAGGATTCGCTCAAGACCCATGACGCGTCTTCTCTTCTGGTGACTGTCTCCGGAAAGGGCAATGTGTCTCTTCTCACTGCGCCTTCCATACAGTTCCCGGCAGATTTCGAGGTATATGACGTGAAGTCTGACGTCAAGACTACAGAAGGCGGGACATCCGGTTCCAAGACATTCGAATATCCGTTCATCCCGAGAAGCCACGGCGACTTCGAGATTCCGGATATACAGTATTCATATTATGACGTCAATGCCGGAAAGTATGTCGTCCTGAATGCCGGCCCCGTACGTATAAAGGTCGGCAAGGGCAAGGGAGGAGAGTCTTCCGGTGTCGTATCGACTCTGCCGTCTGTCGAGAGACGCGATGTCCGCAGTCTCGGCGAGGATATAAGGTTCATAAATACGCGCAAGCCTTCATTGTCCAGGGGAGGCGGCTTCCTTCTCGGATCCGCCGGTTACTGGATTGTAGTGATTCTGATTATTCTTGCCGCAGCTGCCGTGTGGTTCGTCATGAGGCGTGCGGCTGCCCGCAGGGCCGACGTCGTCGGCACCAGGACGAGAGGCGCGACCAGAAAGGCCCGCAAGAGACTGGCACAGGCTGACGAGTACCTCAAGAAGGATCTTTATACAGCTTTCTATGAGGAACTGCACAAGGCTCTGCTGGGATTCATCTCCGACAAGATGAATATGAAGGTGGAGGATCTCAACAAGGAGACTATCACTGCCAGGCTTCTGGAGAACAAGGTTCCGGAGTCCGTGACTGCCGAATTCACCGGTCTTCTGGATGCCTGCGAGTATGCGAGATATGCTCCGGGTTCCGGAAATGAGGCCATGAGAGCCCATTATGATACCGCAGTAAAGGTTATTTCTTCAATTGATTCGGGTATGAAAGCAAAAAAGGCGGCCGGTGCCGCTGTTCTCGCCGTTGTCATGCTCCTTCTTCCTGGCGCGGCGACTTATGCTTCGGAAGCTGATGCCGGCTATTGGGAGGAAGGCGTATCGGCATATCAGGAAGGACGCTGGAAAGATGCTGCAGGGGCGTGGGAGAATGCCGTCGCCGACGGGGGCGAGTCCGCTGTCCTCTATTACAATATCGGAAATGCATGGTTCAAGGACGGGAATGTCCCTAAGGCGATTCTGAATTATGAGAGGGCTCTGAAGCTGAATCCTTCTTATGATGACGCCCGCTTCAACCTGGAGTTTGCCCGGACGCAGATCCAGGACCGTATCGAAGAGGTCCCGGAGTTCGTGCTGGCGGCATGGGGCCGCAAGATGTGCTATAAGCTCAGCTCGAATGTATGGGCAGTGCTCTTCATTGTCTTTCTGACCGGTGCGCTGGCTATGCTGCTGATGTTCCTGCTCTCATCCGGAAGGGGAGCGCGCAGGGCGGGATTCTTCTCTGCAATAGGGCTGTTCCTGGTCGCCCTGCTCTGTCTGGATTTCGCGTATTGGCAGTATTCCGATTACCGGAAGACCGATTCTGCGATTGTCATGGTCCCGGTATCGTCAGTAAAGAGCTCTCCGTCATCGGGAGTCGATGCGAAGGATCTGTTCGTGCTTCATGAAGGTACCAAAGTCCGGATCCTGGACGAGGCCGGCGACTGGATGAATATCGAGCTAGCCGATGGAAGGCAGGGATGGATGCGCAAGTCCGAAGTGGAGATGCCATAG
- a CDS encoding Ca-activated chloride channel family protein has product MSYYFAQPQYLLLILLIPVILLGYGLSRYLRRRKIARLGDEGLVDELMPSWSRSKGWVKAVLFCLALFFFAIGIARPLIGAKLSQHESRGAEVMILLDVSNSMLAEDYSPNRLERAKLAISRIVDKLQEDRIGLVLFAGTPFVQLPITTDYVSAKMFLGNISTESVPVQGTAIGEAINLAVKAFSAESEKSRAIVVITDGENHEDDPVEAAKQAADMGIKVYTIGVGSSEGQPIPIGGELLKDMNGEIVVTKLDEQILRDVAAAGKGAYVHAGNEEFGLNPVIDDIRKMEKEDFSSIVFEEYDEQYMYFLWIAFVLLVIEMLIGRRKPKIKLF; this is encoded by the coding sequence ATGAGTTACTATTTTGCACAACCTCAATACCTTCTTCTGATTCTGCTGATCCCGGTGATACTGCTGGGATACGGCCTGTCCAGATATCTCAGACGCAGGAAAATCGCCCGTCTGGGCGACGAGGGACTGGTCGATGAACTGATGCCGTCATGGTCCCGTTCCAAGGGCTGGGTCAAGGCGGTCCTGTTCTGTCTGGCCCTGTTCTTTTTCGCAATCGGCATCGCCAGACCGCTGATCGGAGCGAAACTCAGCCAGCATGAGTCAAGGGGCGCCGAAGTCATGATCCTTCTCGATGTCTCGAATTCGATGCTCGCGGAGGATTATTCCCCGAACCGTCTTGAACGGGCCAAGCTGGCGATTTCCAGGATCGTGGACAAACTCCAGGAGGACCGCATCGGACTTGTGCTCTTCGCCGGAACTCCGTTTGTCCAGCTCCCGATCACGACCGATTATGTCTCCGCGAAGATGTTTCTCGGGAACATATCGACGGAGTCGGTGCCTGTCCAGGGAACCGCGATCGGAGAAGCTATCAATCTGGCAGTCAAGGCTTTCAGCGCCGAGAGCGAGAAAAGCCGCGCGATTGTCGTGATAACCGACGGCGAGAACCATGAAGATGACCCTGTCGAGGCGGCGAAACAGGCCGCCGACATGGGCATAAAAGTATATACTATCGGAGTCGGATCATCGGAAGGACAGCCGATCCCGATCGGAGGGGAGCTGCTCAAGGACATGAACGGAGAGATTGTCGTCACTAAACTGGATGAGCAGATCCTCCGCGATGTCGCTGCCGCAGGCAAGGGCGCCTATGTCCATGCCGGGAACGAAGAGTTCGGACTCAATCCGGTGATAGATGATATCAGGAAGATGGAGAAGGAGGATTTCTCGTCTATCGTATTCGAAGAATATGACGAGCAGTACATGTACTTCCTCTGGATAGCCTTCGTCCTGCTTGTGATTGAAATGCTTATCGGCCGAAGGAAACCGAAGATAAAGCTTTTTTAG
- a CDS encoding tRNA pseudouridine38-40 synthase: MRYRITLSYDGSGFSGWQIQPNGPSIQESLQKALSTLLKEEISVTGAGRTDAGVNAINYVAHFDAARAFDTAAIGYKINAMMPPGIIVHGISETSPDFNSRFDAESREYMYFLNRKKDPFAERFSYRFTYPLDVEAMNKAASYILGTRDFSCFEKTGGNNKTSICTVTEASWKSYTPDHVRLMGYPSGEDYLVFTVRADRFLRNMVRAIVGTLLEIGRGKHDPQWMKEVLDSHDRCAAGDSVPGHALFLTEIKYKDK, translated from the coding sequence ATGCGATACAGGATCACACTATCATACGACGGTTCCGGTTTCAGCGGCTGGCAGATCCAGCCAAACGGACCCTCAATCCAGGAAAGCCTGCAGAAAGCTCTGTCGACTCTTCTGAAAGAGGAAATTTCCGTCACAGGGGCCGGAAGGACGGACGCGGGGGTCAACGCGATTAATTACGTGGCGCATTTTGACGCTGCGCGTGCCTTCGACACCGCCGCAATCGGCTACAAAATAAATGCCATGATGCCCCCCGGAATCATAGTTCACGGCATATCAGAGACATCCCCGGACTTCAATTCCAGATTCGATGCGGAATCCCGGGAATACATGTATTTCCTCAACCGGAAAAAGGACCCGTTCGCAGAAAGATTCTCATACAGATTCACCTATCCGCTCGATGTCGAAGCTATGAACAAGGCCGCATCCTATATTCTCGGGACAAGGGACTTCAGCTGCTTCGAGAAGACCGGCGGCAACAACAAGACTTCGATATGCACCGTCACCGAGGCCTCATGGAAGAGCTACACTCCGGACCATGTCAGGCTCATGGGTTACCCTTCAGGCGAAGACTATCTGGTATTTACCGTCAGGGCCGACAGGTTCCTGCGCAACATGGTCAGGGCCATCGTCGGCACCCTTCTTGAAATCGGTCGCGGAAAGCATGATCCGCAGTGGATGAAAGAAGTTCTGGATTCGCATGACCGTTGCGCCGCCGGGGACTCGGTCCCGGGCCATGCCCTATTCCTCACTGAAATCAAATATAAGGATAAATAG
- a CDS encoding Ca-activated chloride channel family protein: protein MFFEYPEVMWFFAVPVLLVLLYLYKELKSRNPHMRVSTIAPWKSGGMSVLAVLRHLPFIFRIGALCFIIVALARPRSSTETEKVDTEGIDIVFAIDVSTSMLARDFTPDRISAAKDIAIEFISQRPSDRMGIVVFAGESYTQCPLTTDRATLINLMKEVQTGLIDDGTAIGNGLATAVARMKDSDAKSRVIILITDGVNNMGEVAPLTAAEVAKTYGVRVYTIGVGANGTAPYPMMTPFGVQMQNVQVEIDEDLLKQVADMTGGRYYRATDNTKLAEIYSEINKMEKARTTVDSFPVYKELFPKYAFAALVLLLLELVTRLLIRRLP, encoded by the coding sequence ATGTTCTTTGAGTATCCTGAAGTAATGTGGTTCTTTGCAGTGCCGGTCCTGCTGGTGCTGCTCTACCTTTATAAGGAGCTGAAGAGCCGGAATCCGCATATGCGTGTTTCCACCATAGCCCCGTGGAAGTCCGGCGGAATGTCGGTGCTTGCAGTGCTCAGGCATCTGCCCTTCATCTTCCGTATCGGCGCTCTCTGCTTCATTATCGTGGCCCTGGCCCGTCCGAGATCCTCTACCGAGACCGAAAAGGTCGATACCGAGGGTATCGATATCGTCTTTGCGATTGACGTATCTACCAGTATGCTGGCAAGGGACTTCACCCCGGACCGTATCAGTGCCGCCAAGGACATTGCGATAGAGTTCATAAGCCAGCGCCCGAGCGACCGTATGGGAATAGTCGTCTTCGCCGGCGAGAGCTACACCCAGTGCCCGCTGACCACCGACAGGGCGACACTTATCAACCTCATGAAGGAAGTCCAGACCGGACTGATCGACGACGGAACCGCAATCGGCAACGGCCTCGCGACCGCTGTCGCCAGAATGAAAGATTCTGACGCCAAGAGCAGGGTGATCATATTGATTACCGATGGCGTCAACAACATGGGCGAAGTAGCCCCTCTGACCGCCGCCGAGGTCGCCAAGACCTACGGAGTCAGGGTTTATACGATCGGCGTCGGAGCCAATGGCACCGCCCCGTACCCGATGATGACCCCGTTCGGAGTCCAGATGCAGAATGTCCAGGTCGAGATTGACGAAGACCTGCTGAAGCAGGTCGCAGACATGACTGGAGGCCGTTATTACAGGGCTACGGACAATACCAAACTTGCAGAGATCTATTCCGAAATCAACAAGATGGAGAAGGCCCGTACCACTGTGGACAGTTTCCCGGTATATAAGGAACTCTTCCCTAAATATGCTTTCGCGGCGCTTGTCCTGCTTCTGCTCGAACTTGTAACAAGACTTTTAATCAGGAGACTGCCATGA